The following coding sequences are from one Arachis hypogaea cultivar Tifrunner chromosome 7, arahy.Tifrunner.gnm2.J5K5, whole genome shotgun sequence window:
- the LOC112702049 gene encoding uncharacterized protein, with the protein MANNEDKDQFHFDPFYYNNHELNQSNFPLFRMITNTSSSSHHHQEGFIDNNTTSFTDCLLHGNSMDYNTLSRAFDLSCSSPEVISSSIDENKNQLPSSSVVGGDSTTLNSSVSSSSNEADASLTEEDSSSKSTKKHEKQPKGCQQEEEEDAKSKKENNKNKPKKKEKKPREPRFAFMTKSEIDHLEDGYRWRKYGQKAVKNSPYPRSYYRCTTQKCNVKKRVERSYQDPSIVITTYEGQHNHHCPATLRGSAATVFASSPSLFASTSLIRPTSFPQDFLSQLLPTYTTNNSNTHQPLINNNNHHQNPIFQLNLGHNPHYPPPPPPSQEHQEQHHLQFPHDYGLLQDLLPSFPGKQEP; encoded by the exons atggcGAATAATGAAGATAAAGACCAATTTCACTTTGACCCTTTCTATTACAACAATCATGAACTCAACCAATCAAACTTTCCCTTGTTTAGAATGATTACTAatacttcttcttcatctcatcatcatcaagaagGGTTTATTGATAACAACACTACAAGTTTCACTGATTGTTTGTTACATGGTAATTCCATGGATTATAACACCCTCTCTAGAGCCTTTGACTTGTCTTGTTCTTCACCTGAAGTCATCTCATCATCCATTGATGAAAACAAGAATCAACTACCATCATCAAGTGTTGTTGGTGGAGACTCAACAACACTCAATTCCTCAGTTTCTTCTTCATCTAATGAAGCTGATGCTTCACTTACTGAAGAAGACTCATCATCCAAAAGTACCAAGAAACATGAGAAGCAACCAAAAGGGtgtcaacaagaagaagaagaagatgcaaaGTCTAAGAAAGa GAATAATAAGAATAAgccaaagaagaaagagaaaaagccaagagAGCCACGCTTTGCATTCATGACCAAAAGTGAGATTGATCACCTTGAAGATGGATATAGATGGAGAAAATATGGACAGAAAGCAGTAAAAAATAGTCCATATccaag GAGTTATTATAGATGCACTACTCAGAAGTGCAATGTGAAGAAGAGAGTGGAGAGGTCATACCAAGACCCATCAATTGTGATCACAACATATGAAGGGCAGCACAACCACCACTGCCCGGCGACGCTGCGCGGCAGCGCCGCCACCGTGTTTGCTTCTTCACCTTCCCTTTTTGCTTCCACATCCCTAATAAGGCCAACAAGTTTCCCCCAAGATTTCCTCTCTCAATTGCTTCCAACTTACACTACTAACAATAGTAACACCCATCAAccactaataaataataataatcatcatcaaaacCCTATTTTCCAATTAAACCTTGGCCATaatcctcattatcctcctccTCCACCGCCATCACAAGAGCATCAAGAACAACATCATCTTCAATTCCCTCATGACTATGGCTTGTTGCAAGACCTACTACCTTCATTCCCAGGCAAACAAGAACCTTAA